In Actinomycetota bacterium, the DNA window GCCGCCAGCCAGCCACCATTGGCGAAGCGGTAGAAGTCCACACCCGGATCAACGGATGAATCCCTGTCCATTGCATTCAACGCCATTGCTTGCACTCCTTGATCCATCCGAAACAGCAGGCGACTCAACCTAAGCCATGAAAGAAGATGCCAGCGGGCACTGTCCAGGTGTAGTCACCCACCCAGGTCCGTTTGATGCTCATTGTCTCAACAGCAACTATGGTGCGAGCAAGTCCAGTTGGAGGTGAACATGCGATCGACTCTTGCGCGAGTCTGCGTTGGAGTCTTGGCGATGCTCATACCAGGATTCGCCCTGTTCCCATCGACGGCCCAACCTGCTCCAGTCGATAGCCGTCTCACCGCTGACTACGCATCGATCTTCACCGATCCCGGACTCGTCAATAGTGGCTGGGCCCGATGTGCCACTCCAATCAGGTGGAGCGTGGACACTGGCGCGCTGAACGCTGCTCAGGCCGCGAAACAGATTGGTAGTTTGAACTGGGCGTTTGATATTTGGTCAAAGGCATCTGGGCTCACCTTCGCCTACTCGGGGAAGACCACGCTGAACTTCAGCGAGAAAGACTTCAACCTCACGCCAGTCTCGGGCGGTACGCAGGCCGAAAGAGAGATACTCATTGACTTCATCCCTCCGGGCGTATCCCCATTGTTGGCTGGAAACGTCGTAGGCCAAGGCTCGCCAACTGCACTCTTTGGTACCCGCGAGATCATCAGCGGGATCGCGCTGTTCAGATCAGACCACGTCGTCAGGGCATCAACGTCACAGACGCGTAGCGAGTACCTGCACGAAATTGGGCATGTGCTGGGGCTGGCGCATGCCCGCAATCGCGCGAACATCATGTATCCCATTCTCGGCAACCAGATCAAGCTCGGGCCAGGGGATGTGCAGGGAATTCGAGCGCTGACAAAGCCTTGTCCACCGGCTACAGGAGTCCCGCCGGTCGGTGAGGATGTTCCAACTCTGCCGGTTCCTGTACCGACATTGCCGGTTCCTGTGGCGACGTCCCTGCCGGCGGCACCTCAGCCATAAGCCTTGGAGCGCCAAGCCATCACAGTTCCGGATTTGACGTAGGTACCGCTGTGACGACCACGTTGTCCTGGTATCCGCCATTGGCGCTGTCGTAAGCGCCACCGCAACTCACCAGCGTCAATCGCGGACTTCCGTCAATGGCGAAGAGCTCAGCCAGTGGCAGTCTCTTCTTCGGGATGAATTCGCGCGCAATGACTGTGTAGTCCAAGGACTGTTGTGCCGAATTCAAGACGCTGACATGGTCGCCGGGATTCAAGGCTCCCAGCTCGTAGAACACACCGTGCCCCTGGTCCTGCCCATCGCGATGTCCCACAATGACGGCCGATCCTCGGTCAGCCCCAGGAGCAACGCCCAATTCGTACCAGCCCGCAAGGCGAATATCAGCCGGAATATCCAAGGCACGTGCTGAATCCAAGGCAACAGGCAGCACACGCGTATCGACGCCCAGGCTGGGGATGACAATCCCAATCGGAACCGGTACGAATTGGGAAGAAGCTGCCGGGCTTGGCATGGCACTCAATTGACGAGCACCGACCGATCCCGGCTCTGCTGAGGATCGAGCCCACAGTGTCAGTGGGATCGCCACCGCTGCCGCAAGACTCACCCCCAGCAGAACAAGCCAGATGATTCCTGCGCGATTACGCAGAATCTGCATGCTCCCGGCTCCGTGCAACACCAACCGCTGATCCTGCGACCATCAGAAGTGCAAGAGCAGTAAGGGCGATGGCCATCACTGGAATGCTCTGATCAACGGACGATCCGTCTCCCGCAGGAACACTGGCTGGCAATACAGCCCTTCCCGGCAGGCCGGCACTGTTCTTTGACGCATCGTTGCTGTTTGCCGCACCAACAGAACCCGCAGCAGGATTAGCTGCATCCACCGGTCCATCGGCCGAATTGCCTGCAGCGCTGCCAGTTCCCGACGCCGTGCCGTTGGAGGTACCTGGTATTGCGGTTCCACTGGAGTTCGAATTGGGATTCACTCCAGTTGTCGTGGTAGCGCTCGGGCTGCCAGTTGGGCTGGGTGTCGAAGTGGACGTGGGTGTGGCGGTGGGTGCCATTGAGGCGCCAGTCGCGCGGACGCAGCCGCGGGCAATCCAATCCAGATTGCCGGTATTCAAGCCAGCAAATGCAATGCCTCCGGTAACCGGGTTCTTCACCGCCGGGATGATGTCGCCCCAGTTGTCTCCTGAGCGATTGACAGCTGCATTGAACACCGGCCCGGTGTGCTTGCCGTGGCCATTGCCGATCCCACTCATCAGGCGCGTGATGCTTGACGCATCAACTGTGATGACAACATAGGGATTGCTTGCTGAGCGAGTGGCATGGCAAATCGTCACCGCGTAGTGACCGTTTGTTCCATCACTGCTCAGTCCATTGATCGAGCCATTCGAAGTTGATGAACTGCTGGGCTTGGGCGAGGAATCCGCTTTGCTACCAGGACTGGGGTTGCCGTTATTGCTGTGCGTCGGAGTCGGAGAGGGAGTGTTCGCCGCCGAAGCAACTGACGCCATCGCGACGCTGGCTGTTGAGGCCAGAAGTACTGCCGAACCAATGGCCAGGAGCTGGGTTGACTTTCGAGAACTGCGCTTTGT includes these proteins:
- a CDS encoding matrixin family metalloprotease codes for the protein MRSTLARVCVGVLAMLIPGFALFPSTAQPAPVDSRLTADYASIFTDPGLVNSGWARCATPIRWSVDTGALNAAQAAKQIGSLNWAFDIWSKASGLTFAYSGKTTLNFSEKDFNLTPVSGGTQAEREILIDFIPPGVSPLLAGNVVGQGSPTALFGTREIISGIALFRSDHVVRASTSQTRSEYLHEIGHVLGLAHARNRANIMYPILGNQIKLGPGDVQGIRALTKPCPPATGVPPVGEDVPTLPVPVPTLPVPVATSLPAAPQP
- a CDS encoding class F sortase codes for the protein MQILRNRAGIIWLVLLGVSLAAAVAIPLTLWARSSAEPGSVGARQLSAMPSPAASSQFVPVPIGIVIPSLGVDTRVLPVALDSARALDIPADIRLAGWYELGVAPGADRGSAVIVGHRDGQDQGHGVFYELGALNPGDHVSVLNSAQQSLDYTVIAREFIPKKRLPLAELFAIDGSPRLTLVSCGGAYDSANGGYQDNVVVTAVPTSNPEL